The Clostridia bacterium sequence ATCCATTTCCTTCTGGCAGTCTTTGTACTTAAAGTCTGCTTCCTTACCGCCGATGATGCAGTTTAATTCTGCAAGGTCAGCAGGAACGACCCAGTCGAGCGTGATGTTAGAGAACGGTGCCTGTGTACCCCATCTTGAGGGTGTGTTTACACCGTAAATGAACGATTCGATGCACTTTTTAACCTGATCGTAAGAAAGGTTATCAATCTTAACGAAAGGTGCAAGATAGGTGTCAAAGGACGAGAACGCCTGCGCACCTGCCCATTCGTTCTGCATGATACCAAGGAAGTTTACCATCTGGTTACAAAGGGTAGCCAAATGCTTTGCAGGTGCAGAGGTGATTTTACCCGATACACCACCCAAGCCTTCCTGAATGAGCTGCTTTAAGGACCAACCTGCACAATAGCCTGTGAGCATGGACAGGTCATGGATGTGAATGTCTGCATTTCTGTGCGCGTTGCCGATTTCATCATCATAGATTTCAGACAACCAGTAGTTTGCAGTAATCGCACCCGAGTTGCTCAAAATCAAACCGCCTACAGAATAGGTTACGGTAGAGTTTTCCTTAACACGCCAGTCGTTGATGTTTAAGTAGTTGTCCACAATATCCTTGTAGTCAAGTACGGTTGCGTTTAAGTTACGCAGCTTTTCATGCTGTCTGCGGTAAAGGATGTAGGCTTTTGCCACCTCATCATAGCCCGCCTTAATCAATACAGATTCAACGCTGTCCTGAATGTGTTCCACAGAGATTTTGTCATCCTCAATCTTGGGTTCAAAATCTGCAGTAACCTTCAAAGCCAGAAAGTCGATAATGTCTGTATTATACTGCTTCTCGCAAGCATCAAATGCCAATGCAATCGCGTCGCTGATTTTCTTTAATTCAAAGCTTGTTAATTTTCCGTCACGTTTAATAACATTATACATATATATTTCCTCCTCTTCTTTGTTTTTTTCGGAATGTGCCCTTATTATATCATCATATTTTGGGTTTGTCAACCCCTAAAATACAATATATTGTGTTTTTATATTCCGCGGCACACAATTTCTGCTATGTTAGAGGATGCCTCAGACCGCATGGATTCAAGGGTTTCGGGGGTTACGGCATGCATAGAAATTTTTCCGATTAAATTTCCCGAATCCACAAAATTTTGTAAAAAATACCGTTTTGCACCCTTAATCCACTCGGAAATTTTCAAAATATCTTCTTTTTCGTGAAATTCCGCCACAACCGTTGTGCGGAATTCATAGTCCACCGCACCGCTTAACAAAAACTGCACACTCTCTTCTATTTTAGAAAGGTCCATATCAACCCCGGCTGTTAAACTGTACTTTTCCTTGCAGTTTTTAATGTCCATGGCAACATAGTCAATCAGACCCTCGCCAGCCAACGCCTTTAAACGCTCGGGGAACGCACCGTTGGTGTCAAGCTTTACCGCATACCCCAACGCCCGTACCTTCTTAATAAATTCTTTAATGTCAGGCTGCAGAAGCGGCTCACCGCCCGTGATACACACCCCGTCCAGTAACCCCTTGCGTTTTCCTAAGTATTCCAAAATCTCTTCCTCGGTAAATTCGTCCGTCCCGTGATTGAGCGCCAAATCGGCATTGTGACAAAAAGGACACCGCATGTTGCAACCGCCCGTAAACACAATGCACGCCACCTTCCCCGGGAAATCCAGCAACGTCATCTTCTGCAATCCGTTTATCTTCATATTATATATCTCCTTTTATCCTATTTTAAAATATCCATGTAGGGAACGGGCTTGCTCGTTCCGCTTTACACAACCAAAGGCTTCTCCTTGAGGAGAGGCTCCGCCGTAGGCGGTGGTGAGGTGTAGGTTGCGAAGCGACCGTTTTCCACCTCAACCGTCAGTCTTACGTCCGACACCTTCCTCTCTAAGGAAAGGCTTTATAACCTGTCCGTCTCGTCAGATTCTCAAACCAAAGGCTTGACTTAAGAGGTTGTTATCTCTATTATACCCCATCACCAATCCCCCCGTCAAGCAAAAACCACAAAACCCCCTTGCAACTTTTTTCCAATTATGCTATACTGTAAAAAAGGAGAGATAACTATGAAAAATATACTTGTAGTCGGCAGTATTAATATGGATTTAGTGATTCACACCCCACGCCTTCCAAAGCTTGGCGAAACCTTAAAGGGACATTCCTTTATGACCGCCTGTGGCGGTAAGGGTGCCAACCAGGCAATCGCCGTGGGCAAGGTTTACGGTGCCTGCACCATGATTGGCGCGGTCGGTGAAGACGCTTTCGGCAAAACCATGACCGACAATTTAGAAAACAACAACGTAAACACCGCAGGCATTTCCAAAATCGGTGAAAACTCGGGTATCGCCATGATTACGGTATGCGGCGGCGACAATCACATCCTATTAGACGGCGGTGCCAACGACCGCTTGACGCCCGACTGGATTGACAAGCACCTCGACCTGATTCAGCAAGCCGATATTGTCATTTTCCAACTGGAAATCCCCATGGAAACCGTGCTCTACGCCGCAAAAAAAGCAAAAGAATCGGGCGCAAAGGTACTTTTGAATCCCGCCCCTGCCGCTCCCCTTCCGGACGAGCTTTTAGAGCAGATAGACATCTTGATTCCCAACGAGCACGAAGCCGAAATCATCACCGGCATCCATGAGCCGGAAGAAGCAATTAAAGTGCTCATGCAAAAATGCAATCAGGTCATCATTACCTTAGGCGAAAAGGGATGCATCTATAATGACGGAACCGAAATCAGGCTCGCACCTGCTGAAAAAGCCAAAGCGGTAGACACCACCGCTGCAGGCGACAGCTTTATCGGTGCATTTTGTGCCGCCCTTTGCGAAGGAAAAGCTTTAAAAGATGCCATCGCCTTTGGCGCAAAGGTCTCGGCAATCACCGTTACCCGGAAAGGCGCCGCCATTTCTATTCCTACCAAAGAAGAACTTTCCAATATATAATAAAAACGCGTATTCCAAACGGAATACGCGTTTTTATTAACTTTCATACCACTTATCCGGTATCCTGTATCTGAAATAATTTGCCTGCCGTTCCGACACCCCTCACCCCACATCAATCACTTCTTTTGCGATGCGGATAAATGCATCCATCGCTCTTGTGCAATACTTGTTTTTCTTGTGCGCAATATACAATGTGCGGTTGCTGTGCTTATTATCCACCTTATATACAAAAACATTGTCGCGGAATTTTCCGTATTTTAAAAGGGTATCGGTGGCAAAGCAAAGCCCCATCCCGGATTCTGCAAGTGCGTATGAAATGTTCATCTGATCCACGTAAAATGCCACCTTTGGCTCTATTTTACTTTTTTCAAAAATAGTCTTTGCGCGGTTATGCATATCGTTGCCGGGCTTTAATAAAATAAATTTCTCCTCCTTAAATTTTCCCATGGAAACCGTCGGTACTTTTTCAAAATCCACTCCCCCCGACATAAGGCTTTGGTATGAAATCTGATACGCTTCTAAGCTTCGGTTCACCGCTCTGTCCTTGGGTACACAAAGCAGAATTTCCTCTTTTGCCAGACTTTCCCCCTCATATTCATCCATGGTCTCATCAAAGCTGTCTATAATGATGTCCACCTGCTCGTTTTTGACCATATGGCTCAGCATTCCGGAATTGGCTTCCACCAGTTCTACCTCTATTTTGGGATACAAGGAAGCAAAACGATTGATAATCCGGGGCAAAACATAAGAAGAAAGATAATTTGTACCGCCTACCGTCATTTTCCCGGTTTCTAAATGATATAAATCATTTATCCG is a genomic window containing:
- a CDS encoding anaerobic ribonucleoside-triphosphate reductase activating protein — its product is MKINGLQKMTLLDFPGKVACIVFTGGCNMRCPFCHNADLALNHGTDEFTEEEILEYLGKRKGLLDGVCITGGEPLLQPDIKEFIKKVRALGYAVKLDTNGAFPERLKALAGEGLIDYVAMDIKNCKEKYSLTAGVDMDLSKIEESVQFLLSGAVDYEFRTTVVAEFHEKEDILKISEWIKGAKRYFLQNFVDSGNLIGKISMHAVTPETLESMRSEASSNIAEIVCRGI
- the rbsK gene encoding ribokinase — encoded protein: MKNILVVGSINMDLVIHTPRLPKLGETLKGHSFMTACGGKGANQAIAVGKVYGACTMIGAVGEDAFGKTMTDNLENNNVNTAGISKIGENSGIAMITVCGGDNHILLDGGANDRLTPDWIDKHLDLIQQADIVIFQLEIPMETVLYAAKKAKESGAKVLLNPAPAAPLPDELLEQIDILIPNEHEAEIITGIHEPEEAIKVLMQKCNQVIITLGEKGCIYNDGTEIRLAPAEKAKAVDTTAAGDSFIGAFCAALCEGKALKDAIAFGAKVSAITVTRKGAAISIPTKEELSNI
- a CDS encoding LysR family transcriptional regulator, coding for MFSKYNYVYQVYKAQSFTKAAEKLFISQPSLSVAIKNIEKRLGADLFERTGSRVVPTEVGKEYIYAAERIMAVEKEFSDRINDLYHLETGKMTVGGTNYLSSYVLPRIINRFASLYPKIEVELVEANSGMLSHMVKNEQVDIIIDSFDETMDEYEGESLAKEEILLCVPKDRAVNRSLEAYQISYQSLMSGGVDFEKVPTVSMGKFKEEKFILLKPGNDMHNRAKTIFEKSKIEPKVAFYVDQMNISYALAESGMGLCFATDTLLKYGKFRDNVFVYKVDNKHSNRTLYIAHKKNKYCTRAMDAFIRIAKEVIDVG